In the Chloroflexota bacterium genome, one interval contains:
- the thiE gene encoding thiamine phosphate synthase: MLRLLDANLNRAREGLRVLEDISRFVLNDLSLTRELRQLRLQLVVGTPGEVGLLSARDVEGDVGAGRPGGERAGLPSLVLANAKRAQEALRVLEEGASLEGWDPSPFQKARLTLYDLEKRLLGLVLRKEKRERVSGLYVVLDRGFLKGRNEVEAARAAIKGGARVLQLRDRVGEKGDMLAVATKLRELCAREGVLFIINDHLDLALATGADGLHLGQRDLPLKEARRLLPIDSLLGLSCHSLEEAKGAEEAGADYMALGSIFPTTSKEKAVVIGVETLARVRKAVSLPIVAIGGISQENVAQVLKAGPRAVAVISAVLGPPDIEAAARGLVARMEKASG; encoded by the coding sequence GTGCTGCGTCTCCTGGATGCCAACCTGAACCGGGCCCGGGAGGGCCTGAGGGTCCTGGAGGATATAAGCCGCTTCGTCCTCAATGACCTCTCTCTCACCCGGGAGCTCCGCCAGCTCCGCCTTCAGCTTGTTGTGGGGACCCCCGGTGAGGTCGGGCTCCTTTCTGCCCGGGATGTGGAGGGGGATGTGGGGGCAGGGCGGCCGGGGGGAGAAAGGGCGGGCCTTCCCTCCCTGGTTCTCGCCAATGCCAAAAGGGCCCAGGAGGCCCTGAGGGTGCTGGAGGAGGGGGCCAGCCTTGAGGGCTGGGACCCATCTCCCTTTCAAAAGGCTCGCCTTACCCTTTATGACCTGGAGAAGAGGCTCCTGGGGCTGGTGCTGAGGAAGGAAAAGAGGGAAAGGGTCTCCGGCCTCTATGTTGTCCTGGACCGGGGCTTTCTTAAGGGGAGGAACGAGGTGGAGGCGGCCCGGGCTGCCATCAAAGGCGGTGCCCGGGTCCTCCAGCTCAGGGACCGGGTGGGGGAAAAGGGGGATATGCTGGCAGTGGCGACGAAGCTCCGGGAGCTCTGTGCCCGGGAAGGGGTGCTGTTTATCATCAATGACCACCTGGACCTGGCCCTGGCCACCGGCGCCGATGGCCTCCACCTGGGCCAGAGGGACCTGCCCCTCAAGGAGGCCCGCCGCCTCCTCCCCATAGATAGCCTCCTGGGCCTCTCCTGCCACAGCCTGGAGGAGGCGAAAGGGGCAGAGGAAGCGGGGGCGGACTACATGGCCCTGGGCTCTATCTTCCCCACCACCAGCAAGGAGAAGGCGGTTGTCATCGGGGTGGAGACCCTGGCGCGGGTGAGGAAAGCGGTCTCCCTCCCCATAGTAGCAATAGGAGGTATAAGCCAGGAAAATGTGGCCCAGGTCCTTAAGGCGGGGCCCCGGGCGGTGGCGGTCATCTCCGCCGTCTTGGGGCCTCCAGATATTGAGGCGGCAGCCCGGGGGCTGGTGGCCAGGATGGAGAAGGCGAGTGGATAA
- a CDS encoding haloacid dehalogenase — MGERARFFFSAKDQARERALELCRETTRLSTNAIRAVHRQEYTQAKEALSRARALLKELSKTLADHPDLFHSGYVHDATKEFVEGCVTLALVQGKELPSPEDLGVSPAAYLNGMGEAVGELRRYLLDTIRRGDLSRCEEILATMDDVYGILVTMDFPEALTQGLRRTTDAVRGILEKTRGDLTVAFEQRGLQKQLEALEEKLRALPGTPRKKA, encoded by the coding sequence ATAGGGGAAAGGGCCCGTTTCTTCTTCTCAGCCAAGGACCAGGCGCGGGAGAGGGCGCTGGAGCTCTGCCGGGAGACCACCCGCCTCAGCACCAACGCTATCCGGGCGGTCCACCGCCAGGAATATACCCAGGCCAAGGAGGCCCTTTCCCGGGCCAGGGCCCTCCTGAAGGAGCTCTCCAAGACCCTGGCCGACCATCCCGACCTTTTCCATAGCGGCTATGTCCATGATGCCACCAAGGAGTTCGTGGAGGGCTGTGTTACCCTTGCCCTGGTGCAGGGGAAGGAGCTGCCTTCTCCTGAAGACCTGGGGGTGAGCCCCGCTGCCTACCTCAATGGCATGGGGGAGGCGGTGGGGGAGCTGCGCCGCTACCTCCTGGACACCATCCGCCGGGGGGACCTCTCCCGCTGTGAGGAAATCCTGGCGACTATGGACGATGTCTATGGCATTCTGGTGACTATGGACTTCCCCGAAGCCCTTACCCAGGGCCTGCGCCGCACTACCGATGCGGTGCGGGGCATCCTGGAGAAGACCCGGGGAGATTTGACGGTAGCCTTTGAACAGCGTGGCCTACAGAAGCAACTGGAGGCTCTGGAGGAGAAGCTCCGGGCCCTACCAGGTACCCCTCGGAAAAAGGCGTGA